One genomic segment of Chloroflexota bacterium includes these proteins:
- a CDS encoding transposase — MERSQGRHMSAEEKLRVVEEGRGSGATISEVCRRHQIAYTQ; from the coding sequence GTGGAGAGAAGTCAAGGTAGGCACATGAGTGCTGAAGAGAAGCTGAGGGTAGTGGAGGAGGGGAGGGGGTCGGGGGCCACGATAAGCGAGGTATGCCGACGCCATCAGATTGCCTACACCCAGT
- the mutL gene encoding DNA mismatch repair endonuclease MutL: protein MSIRVLAPDTIAKIAAGEVVERPASVVKELVENSLDAGATHIDIEIKGGTNWIRVTDNGTGIPRDEAELAFQRHATSKITSLADLENGTSLGFRGEALPSIAHVAQVEMVTRHEQETSGTYLRLQDGRVVDRGIRAHPQGTTITVRNLFRNVPARLKYLKSLAAENGQISNVASQYSLAFPVVRFTLVIDGRRALQTPGNGRLRDVLAEVYGLQVAQAMLEVGKAEKQGGFTPVISGYASPSSISRANRSYITFLVNQRWIQSRLLTRAVEKAYEGLLGVGRYPIAVINLSLPPHSIDVNVHPTKREIRFAQEPIVFNTVYGAVRRTLMEKMPVPEVGPSPHPLPTTEEPAPGFATRATREERPALLSPISPATPARAAPSSVIPALHVLGQSAATYIIAEGPDGVYLIDQHAAHERILFEKVMVQQARKEVEVQSLLEPLTIELSPRQEQLLSVREETLSRFGFVIEPFGERACLLRAVPAMLAREGLAEAVKEILDSLEEEDDLSKREEKVAMSLACHGAVRAGQALSQEEMRELVKQLEKATSPRTCPHGRPTMLHLSSGRLQREFGRG from the coding sequence TTGTCTATTCGTGTTCTGGCCCCAGACACTATCGCCAAGATCGCTGCCGGGGAGGTGGTCGAAAGGCCAGCCTCGGTGGTGAAAGAGTTGGTAGAAAACTCCCTCGATGCTGGCGCTACTCATATTGACATCGAAATAAAGGGTGGCACCAATTGGATCAGGGTGACGGATAATGGGACGGGCATTCCCCGTGACGAAGCGGAACTGGCTTTCCAGCGGCATGCCACTAGCAAGATCACCAGCCTGGCTGACCTGGAAAACGGTACGTCGCTTGGCTTCAGAGGGGAAGCCCTGCCGAGCATCGCCCATGTGGCTCAGGTAGAGATGGTCACCCGCCATGAGCAAGAGACCTCTGGCACCTACCTCCGTCTGCAAGACGGCAGGGTGGTAGACAGAGGCATCAGAGCGCATCCCCAAGGCACCACAATTACGGTGCGAAACCTCTTTCGGAACGTGCCCGCCAGGCTGAAGTACCTCAAATCCCTGGCTGCGGAAAACGGCCAGATAAGCAATGTCGCCAGCCAATATAGTCTAGCCTTCCCAGTGGTGAGATTTACCCTGGTTATTGACGGTCGCAGGGCGCTCCAGACTCCGGGCAATGGCAGACTAAGGGACGTCTTAGCTGAAGTGTATGGCCTGCAAGTAGCCCAGGCCATGCTGGAGGTGGGGAAAGCGGAGAAGCAGGGTGGCTTCACTCCGGTCATCAGCGGCTATGCAAGTCCTTCATCAATCAGCCGCGCCAACCGCAGTTATATCACCTTTCTTGTCAACCAGCGGTGGATACAAAGTCGCCTGCTAACCCGCGCTGTGGAGAAAGCCTACGAGGGGCTGCTGGGGGTGGGAAGGTATCCTATCGCTGTGATCAACCTTTCCCTGCCGCCACATTCCATTGATGTCAATGTCCATCCCACCAAGAGAGAGATCAGGTTTGCCCAGGAACCCATCGTTTTCAATACCGTTTACGGAGCAGTGCGCCGGACACTAATGGAGAAGATGCCTGTGCCGGAAGTAGGCCCCTCCCCCCACCCCCTTCCCACCACCGAAGAGCCAGCCCCAGGATTCGCAACCCGTGCCACCCGTGAGGAGAGACCGGCCCTGCTTTCACCGATTTCACCGGCGACTCCAGCACGGGCTGCACCCTCATCAGTCATACCTGCCCTTCATGTCCTCGGCCAATCAGCCGCTACCTATATCATCGCCGAGGGGCCCGATGGCGTCTATCTCATTGATCAGCACGCTGCCCATGAACGGATACTATTTGAGAAGGTCATGGTTCAGCAGGCGCGAAAAGAGGTGGAAGTCCAGTCACTTCTCGAGCCATTGACCATTGAACTAAGCCCCAGGCAGGAGCAGTTGCTAAGCGTTAGAGAGGAGACGCTGTCTCGATTCGGGTTTGTGATCGAGCCTTTTGGTGAAAGGGCTTGTCTCCTGCGCGCTGTACCTGCCATGCTTGCCAGAGAAGGCCTCGCCGAGGCTGTCAAGGAAATCCTTGACTCCCTGGAGGAGGAGGACGACCTGTCGAAGAGGGAAGAAAAGGTGGCTATGTCCCTGGCCTGCCATGGCGCGGTAAGGGCAGGCCAGGCTTTGAGCCAAGAAGAGATGAGGGAACTGGTAAAACAGCTGGAGAAGGCCACCTCCCCCCGCACCTGCCCCCACGGCAGGCCGACAATGCTGCACCTCAGCTCAGGACGATTGCAAAGGGAGTTCGGGCGGGGCTAG